One part of the Solea solea chromosome 1, fSolSol10.1, whole genome shotgun sequence genome encodes these proteins:
- the LOC131469361 gene encoding leptin receptor gene-related protein, with translation MAGIKALVGLSFSGAIGLTFLLLGCALEQYGVYWPLFVLIFYILSPIPTFISRRISDDTDSSSNACRELAYFLTTGIVVSSFGLPIVLARTSTIQWGACGLVMTGNAVIFFTILGFFVVFGGGDDFSWEQW, from the exons ATGGCCGGCATTAAAG CACTGGTTGGTTTGTCCTTCAGTGGGGCCATTGGGCTGACATTTCTCCTGTTGGGCTGTGCACTGGAACAGTACGG GGTTTACTGGCCACTGTTTGTTCTGATCTTCTACATACTGAGCCCCATCCCGACCTTCATATCCCGACGCATCAGTGACGACACAGACTCGTCCAGCAATGCTTGCAGAGAACTGGCCTACTTCTTAACGACTGGCATTGTTGTATCATCTTTTGGGCTCCCTATTGTCCTAGCCCGCACCAGCACA ATCCAGTGGGGTGCTTGTGGTCTGGTCATGACAGGAAACGCTGTCATCTTCTTCACCATCCTTggcttttttgttgtgtttggaggCGGGGATGACTTCAGCTGGGAGCAGTGGTAG